A genomic window from Bacteroidales bacterium includes:
- a CDS encoding polysaccharide biosynthesis/export family protein translates to MKQNRKYFHRRMNAALIMILFTAIGLLSSCVTQQEVEYLQDPNKGTRTFNEAQIEDYRLKPYDELYIQITSLDDASSNMFSGAAQQQFTNAGSLQPYGASLVSYGIDKDGFLILPMIGTVNVKDQTILQVSKLLKDSLVSILNQPIVSVKLVNRYISVLGEVRSPGHFALAQEKLTVYDALGLAGDINEYGNKKEVILTRNEDGKNIRVALDLTKSEILASNYYYMKPNDMLYIKPMRKKFWGMREFPFSVVLTTISTALLIYSVTK, encoded by the coding sequence ATGAAACAGAATAGAAAGTATTTTCATCGCAGAATGAATGCTGCTTTGATCATGATCCTTTTCACTGCTATTGGACTCTTGAGTTCATGTGTTACTCAACAGGAAGTTGAATACCTTCAGGATCCAAATAAAGGGACAAGAACCTTCAATGAGGCTCAGATCGAGGATTACAGGCTTAAACCCTATGACGAACTTTATATTCAGATCACCAGTCTGGATGATGCATCTTCAAATATGTTTTCCGGGGCAGCCCAGCAACAATTTACCAATGCCGGCAGCTTGCAGCCATATGGAGCTTCTTTGGTCTCCTATGGAATTGATAAGGACGGATTTCTCATACTGCCCATGATTGGTACCGTAAATGTGAAGGATCAAACAATTCTCCAGGTAAGTAAACTTCTCAAAGACTCTCTGGTAAGTATTTTGAACCAACCTATTGTTTCTGTTAAGCTGGTTAACAGGTATATATCAGTACTGGGGGAGGTTAGAAGTCCTGGCCATTTTGCCCTGGCCCAGGAAAAACTTACCGTTTATGATGCTCTGGGCCTGGCTGGAGATATTAACGAATATGGGAACAAAAAAGAGGTCATCCTGACACGAAATGAAGATGGTAAAAATATCAGGGTAGCCCTGGATCTGACAAAATCCGAAATTCTGGCTTCCAATTATTACTATATGAAGCCCAATGACATGCTTTATATTAAACCAATGAGAAAAAAATTCTGGGGCATGAGAGAATTCCCCTTCTCGGTGGTTCTTACTACTATCTCTACAGCTTTGTTGATTTACTCAGTCACTAAATAG
- a CDS encoding polysaccharide biosynthesis tyrosine autokinase: MANQKNVNFIEENDFNTILRMVLRNYYLFIISIVIALGLGFLKNRYSIPVYQITSSLLIKEDSKQGGGGNVNDFLNSSLFGKNQNFQNELWVLQSTPVFEQTIKNLDLSVSIFKKEKLQDFDMYKSAPFRVLFVRDHVQPIGVRLQIEFFKGGGFLIKGESEFVSFYNYASGQYKTQKANWKFQQYGKFGKLIENQDLSFIIELDSTKAIPDNETKLYSFQFQDLNGLAQAYKSMFAFDVIDKKATVIKVSLLTQSVDKGIDLVNELMNVYSTQNLNRKNHIASITIDYIEKQLGEISDSLSMTEDNLQRFRSSNQLLDVEEQATGISAQYMNLQNQKAELMGQKRYYEYVADYLAKNDDVSKMIVPASYGIQDQILNNLMSELISAQAQRSNLIDNKQERNPLVKKLDIQIANIKKTISDNISAVRQTTNISIDEMNKRISRIEGQISNLPKTQRQLGGIERKYRLNDAIYNYLLEKRAEAKITKASNLPDDIIIEPALNNGPVSPNTKKIYMLALIIGIGLPLSFLFIKNALNDRLDPQDNIERLTDAPVVGKIMHNNKKTNNIMFEYPTSNIAESFRALRTNLDFYLKGGNKKVILVTSSIEGEGKSFNALNIAMSYAQLGKKTILLDFDLRKQSNYFNKKEGESSDGISSYLIKMVTLKDIILKTPHENLDYINSGPIPPNPAELIAMDETKNMIHYLQEKYDYIIIDSPPLAQVTDGFLLIDHADIKVIVSRYLYSRKKIFTLILKDLRQKKVENVCIVLNDNKSNMDQYGYGYGYNKKKK; encoded by the coding sequence ATGGCAAATCAGAAGAATGTTAATTTCATAGAAGAGAATGATTTCAATACCATTCTTAGAATGGTCCTGAGAAATTATTACCTGTTCATTATCAGTATCGTGATAGCACTTGGACTGGGTTTTCTTAAGAACAGGTACTCAATTCCTGTTTACCAGATTACCTCATCCTTATTGATCAAAGAGGACTCAAAACAAGGTGGTGGCGGAAATGTCAATGACTTCCTGAATAGTAGCCTTTTTGGGAAAAATCAGAATTTTCAAAATGAACTTTGGGTACTTCAATCCACACCTGTTTTCGAACAAACCATCAAAAATCTTGATCTCTCTGTCAGTATCTTTAAAAAAGAGAAGTTACAGGACTTTGATATGTATAAATCTGCTCCCTTTAGGGTTCTCTTCGTTAGAGACCATGTTCAACCAATTGGAGTCAGGTTGCAGATAGAATTTTTTAAAGGAGGTGGTTTTCTCATTAAAGGTGAGTCAGAATTCGTCTCTTTCTATAATTATGCCTCGGGTCAATATAAAACCCAAAAAGCAAACTGGAAATTTCAGCAATATGGCAAGTTTGGAAAGCTCATTGAAAACCAGGACTTGTCATTTATCATTGAACTGGATAGTACTAAAGCCATTCCGGATAATGAGACTAAACTATACAGCTTCCAGTTTCAGGATCTTAATGGACTGGCGCAGGCATATAAAAGTATGTTTGCATTCGATGTTATCGATAAAAAGGCAACCGTTATTAAAGTGAGTCTCCTTACTCAATCCGTCGACAAAGGAATTGACCTTGTAAATGAACTCATGAATGTTTATTCAACTCAAAACCTGAACAGGAAAAATCATATTGCAAGTATCACCATCGATTATATTGAGAAACAGTTGGGTGAGATTTCTGATTCATTGAGTATGACAGAAGACAATCTCCAACGCTTCAGATCCTCAAACCAGCTGCTCGACGTGGAAGAACAAGCTACAGGTATATCTGCCCAGTATATGAATCTGCAGAATCAGAAAGCTGAACTGATGGGCCAGAAGCGATATTATGAATATGTTGCCGATTATCTTGCGAAGAATGATGATGTTTCTAAAATGATAGTGCCGGCATCCTATGGAATTCAGGATCAGATTCTGAATAACCTGATGTCAGAACTGATCTCTGCCCAGGCTCAGCGTTCCAACCTGATTGATAATAAGCAGGAAAGGAATCCTTTGGTTAAGAAACTGGATATCCAAATCGCCAATATCAAGAAGACCATATCGGATAATATTTCTGCTGTCCGACAAACTACCAATATTTCCATTGATGAAATGAATAAAAGGATTTCCCGGATCGAAGGACAAATCAGTAATCTTCCCAAAACCCAGCGGCAATTGGGTGGAATTGAGCGCAAATACAGACTGAATGATGCAATTTATAACTACCTGCTTGAAAAAAGAGCAGAAGCAAAAATTACAAAAGCTTCTAATTTGCCGGATGATATTATCATTGAACCTGCTTTAAACAACGGTCCGGTTTCCCCTAACACCAAGAAGATCTATATGCTGGCCCTGATCATAGGGATCGGTTTACCTTTAAGTTTTCTATTCATCAAAAATGCCCTCAACGACAGGCTGGATCCCCAGGATAATATTGAAAGGCTTACTGATGCTCCGGTTGTTGGGAAGATCATGCATAACAACAAAAAAACCAATAATATCATGTTTGAGTATCCAACCTCAAACATCGCTGAATCATTCAGGGCTTTGCGAACCAACCTTGATTTTTATCTAAAGGGGGGCAATAAGAAAGTAATTCTTGTTACTTCAAGTATCGAGGGTGAAGGTAAATCATTCAATGCGTTGAATATCGCAATGAGTTATGCTCAGCTTGGTAAAAAAACCATTCTTCTCGACTTCGACTTGCGAAAGCAATCCAATTATTTTAATAAAAAGGAGGGTGAATCCAGTGATGGTATCAGTTCTTACCTGATCAAAATGGTAACTTTAAAAGATATCATCCTGAAAACTCCGCACGAAAACCTGGATTATATCAATTCTGGTCCAATTCCTCCAAATCCGGCAGAATTGATCGCTATGGATGAAACAAAGAATATGATCCATTACCTTCAGGAAAAATATGACTATATTATCATCGATTCACCACCACTTGCCCAGGTAACTGATGGATTCCTGCTGATTGACCATGCCGATATCAAAGTGATTGTTTCTCGTTATCTCTACTCAAGGAAAAAGATCTTCACTTTGATCCTGAAAGATCTTCGACAGAAAAAAGTTGAAAATGTTTGTATTGTACTCAATGATAATAAGAGCAATATGGACCAGTATGGATATGGCTATGGATACAACAAAAAGAAAAAATAG
- a CDS encoding oligosaccharide flippase family protein, which yields MKIKILLGKDGHERTKKARKNIAVLLMVKGLSIAISLVLVPLTIHYINPTQYGIWITLSSIIAWLGFFDIGFGNGLRNKFAEAVAHKNFELARIYVSTTYAILSIIIAVVMIIFFCINPFLDWSKILNTPPEMAHELSILAMIVFVFFCIQFVTQLLVTIMTANQEPAKASVFNMLGSLFSLTVILILTKSTEGNLLYLATALGLTPVLVLIASSLWYYNHDYRKFAPSLSHVKFKFANDLMNLGVKFFVIQIAAVVIYQTSNIIIAQLFGPEQVTSYNIAYKYFSIVPMVFGIVMMPFWSAFTEAWLKKDIDWIRKTMKNLVRLWSLISIGAVIMLIFSTTIYRLWVGSEIKVQFSVSLVIAAYVVFNAWCGIFSNFLNGVGKIKLQLYGGLFSAIVNIPLAIFLGKNLGLYGVLLSTCILAVISAIWSPIQYWKLINNRATGIWNK from the coding sequence TTGAAGATTAAGATTTTACTTGGAAAGGATGGCCATGAAAGGACTAAAAAGGCAAGGAAGAATATTGCTGTCCTTTTGATGGTCAAGGGTTTAAGCATTGCAATCAGCCTTGTACTTGTTCCTCTTACAATCCACTATATCAATCCAACCCAATATGGGATATGGATCACATTAAGCTCAATCATAGCATGGTTGGGTTTTTTTGATATAGGGTTTGGCAATGGATTGCGAAATAAATTCGCAGAAGCAGTTGCACATAAAAACTTTGAACTGGCACGTATTTATGTCAGTACTACCTATGCTATTCTGAGTATCATCATTGCTGTTGTAATGATAATCTTCTTTTGTATCAATCCTTTCCTTGATTGGTCGAAAATTCTAAACACGCCGCCTGAAATGGCTCATGAACTGAGTATTCTGGCGATGATTGTATTTGTTTTCTTCTGTATTCAGTTCGTAACACAACTCCTGGTCACAATAATGACTGCAAACCAGGAACCGGCAAAAGCATCAGTTTTTAATATGCTGGGAAGCTTGTTCTCTTTGACGGTAATCCTAATACTAACTAAATCAACTGAAGGAAACCTGCTTTACCTGGCCACAGCGTTAGGCCTGACTCCGGTATTGGTATTGATTGCATCAAGCCTTTGGTATTACAATCATGATTACAGGAAGTTTGCACCTTCCTTATCACATGTGAAGTTCAAATTTGCCAATGACCTGATGAACCTGGGTGTTAAATTCTTTGTCATCCAGATCGCAGCCGTTGTTATCTATCAAACCAGTAATATCATCATTGCTCAGCTTTTCGGACCAGAACAGGTCACTTCCTATAATATTGCCTACAAATACTTCAGCATTGTGCCCATGGTTTTTGGTATTGTAATGATGCCTTTCTGGAGTGCTTTTACTGAAGCCTGGCTTAAAAAAGATATCGACTGGATAAGGAAAACAATGAAAAACCTGGTCCGACTTTGGTCTTTGATCAGTATTGGTGCTGTTATTATGCTGATCTTCTCTACAACGATTTATCGTTTATGGGTGGGAAGTGAAATTAAAGTTCAATTCAGTGTTTCATTGGTTATAGCTGCTTATGTTGTGTTTAATGCCTGGTGTGGGATTTTCTCAAACTTCCTGAATGGTGTTGGTAAAATCAAATTACAGCTATATGGCGGATTATTTAGTGCGATTGTGAATATTCCACTGGCCATTTTCCTGGGGAAAAACCTGGGACTCTATGGAGTACTCTTATCAACCTGCATCCTGGCTGTAATCAGCGCTATTTGGTCGCCAATCCAATATTGGAAGTTAATCAATAACAGGGCAACCGGAATCTGGAATAAATAG
- a CDS encoding glycosyltransferase, producing the protein MNILIINSLNPLKNSGTVAIDVFNALKTRGHKVKLLVNIYSNEYPEDIIAMQTPFSVFVDKYKRKIVRKFFNFNNIPSDPNYHFHHLKEDKLHYSTNKLLKKAGLIPDIILVLFAKDFLNSRNFAELNKLTKAPIYWLMYDMAPLTGGCHYAWECKGYENLCGKCPGLFSENPEDITHFNLKYKKYYLDQTDIKIIAASEWQYRQAKRSNLFKQKSVFKVLLSIDPTVFQKVDKKIIRTKLGIEPGRKVIFFGSVDMRHLRKGAQYLVESLNLLKEKTRNTDLDDKILLLIAGKGIEEIQHVLPFEIKYLGYVDDRLGLASAYQAADIFLCPSIEDSGPSMINQSLMCGTPVVSFEMGVSPDLVINQETGYMAELRNSRDMADGIYEILSLTDEKHAHMSQNCRELAMNLCSPDKQIDQFESLFKQK; encoded by the coding sequence ATGAATATTCTAATAATTAATTCCTTAAACCCGTTAAAGAATTCGGGAACTGTGGCAATCGATGTATTTAATGCATTGAAAACCAGAGGGCATAAGGTGAAATTATTGGTTAATATTTATAGCAATGAATACCCGGAAGATATCATTGCAATGCAAACACCATTCAGTGTATTCGTGGATAAATATAAAAGGAAGATTGTCCGGAAGTTCTTTAATTTTAACAACATACCAAGCGATCCCAATTACCATTTTCATCACCTTAAGGAAGATAAATTACATTACTCAACAAACAAGCTCCTGAAGAAAGCCGGCCTTATACCTGATATTATTCTGGTTCTGTTTGCTAAAGACTTTCTCAATTCAAGAAACTTTGCTGAGCTAAATAAGCTGACAAAAGCACCTATTTATTGGTTGATGTATGATATGGCGCCACTTACAGGCGGATGTCATTATGCCTGGGAATGTAAAGGATATGAAAACTTGTGCGGAAAATGTCCGGGCCTTTTTTCAGAGAATCCAGAGGATATCACTCATTTCAACCTGAAGTATAAAAAGTACTACCTCGATCAAACAGATATAAAAATTATTGCAGCTTCCGAATGGCAATACAGGCAGGCAAAAAGATCAAACCTCTTTAAACAAAAATCGGTTTTTAAAGTGCTGTTATCTATCGATCCAACTGTTTTTCAAAAAGTTGATAAAAAGATAATTAGAACTAAACTTGGAATTGAGCCTGGGCGGAAAGTGATATTTTTTGGTTCTGTTGATATGCGGCATCTTCGAAAGGGCGCACAATATCTGGTAGAGAGTCTCAACTTATTAAAAGAAAAAACCCGGAATACTGATCTTGATGATAAAATACTACTCCTGATTGCAGGGAAAGGCATTGAAGAAATACAACATGTTTTGCCATTTGAAATTAAATACCTGGGCTATGTGGACGATAGGCTCGGGCTCGCATCAGCTTACCAGGCAGCGGATATATTTCTTTGTCCATCAATTGAGGATTCAGGGCCCTCAATGATTAACCAGTCTTTAATGTGCGGAACCCCGGTAGTGTCCTTCGAAATGGGTGTCTCTCCTGACCTGGTAATAAATCAGGAAACAGGTTATATGGCGGAACTAAGAAACAGCCGGGATATGGCGGATGGAATCTATGAAATTCTCTCTCTAACTGATGAAAAGCATGCCCATATGTCGCAGAATTGTCGCGAACTTGCCATGAATCTTTGCTCTCCTGATAAACAAATTGACCAGTTTGAGTCTTTATTTAAACAGAAGTAA